The Candidatus Hydrogenisulfobacillus filiaventi sequence CCACCAGGCGCGTCTGCGGCTGAATCACGGTCTACCCTCCCTTCCCCGTTTTTCCAGGTGGTTACAGTTCCTCGGCCCGCTCCAGGATCTCCACCACACGCCAGCGCTTCTCCTTGGACAACGGCCGCGTCTCCACGATGCGGACCTTGTCCCCGACGCGGCAACGGTTCTCCTCGTCATGGGCCTTGAATTTCTTGGTGCGCCGGATGCGCTTGCCGTACAACGGGTGCGCGACCAGGCTCTCGACCGCGACCACCACGGTCTTGTCCATCTTGTCGCTCACCACCCGCCCCACGCGTACCTTGCGGTTGCCGTAGGACTTGGGCGCCTGCCGGCCGCCGGCTGCCTCCTCCGCCATGTCTTCCGCCCCCTTTCCTTACCTGCCGCCGGCCGCCGGGCGCGCCGCCTGGCCCCGGCGCTCATGCAGGATGGTGTGCACCCGTGCGATGTCCTTGCGGACCTGGCGGATGCGCATCGGATTCTCCAGCTGCGCCGTGGCCAGCTGGAAGCGCAGGTGGAACAGCTCCTGCTTCAGGTCCTTCAGCTTGGCCTCCAGCTCCGCATCGCTGAGTGCCCGGATCTCGCTAGGCTTCATGCGCGTCTCCCCCCTCGGCCGCCGCCGGCATCTCCCGGCGGATGACCTGGGTGCGGATGGGCAGCTTGTGGCTGGCCAGGCGCATCGCCTCCCGCGCCACCGCCTCCGGCACCCCCGCGATCTCGAACATCACCCGGCCGGGTTTGACCACCGCGACCCAGAACTCCACGTTGCCCTTGCCGCCGCCCATCCGGGTCTCGGCCGGCTTCTTGGTCACGGGCTTATCGGGGAAGATGGTGATCCACACCTGGCCGCCACGGCGGATATAACGGGTCATCGCCACCCGGGCGGCCTCGATCTGCCGGTCGGTGATCCAGGCCGGCTCCAGCGCCTGCAGCCCGAATTCGCCGAAATTCACCTTGTTGCCGCGGGTGGCCTTGCCCTTCAGCCGCCCCCGGTGCTGCTTGCGGTACTTGGTGCGCTTAGGTGCGAGCATAGGCGCGGGCCTCCTCCGTCGTGGCCTGGGGGGCGCGCCGGCGCCGCGGCAGCACCTGACCCTTGTAAATCCACACCTTGACCCCGATGACGCCGTAGGTGGTGTGGGCCTCGGCAAAGCCGTAGTCGATATCCGCCCGCAGGGTATGCAGGGGGATGGACCCTTCCCAGGTCCACTCGCGGCGGGCAATCTCGGCTCCGCCCAGCCGCCCGGCCACCGCCACCTTAATCCCGGGCACGCCCTGCCGGCGCGCGCGCTGCACAGCCTGCTTCATGGCCCGCTTGAAGGCCACGCGCCGTTCCAGCTGGGAGGCGATAGACTCCGCCACCAGCTGGGCATCGGTCTCCGGGCTTTTGATCTCCACAATGTTGAGGTTGACCTGCTTACCGGTGAGGGCCTCCAGCGCCTTGCGCAGGGCCTCTACCCCGACCCCGCCCTTGCCGATCACCATCCCGGGCTTCCCCGTGTGCACCGTGATGCGCAGGCGGTTGCCCGCCCCGCGCTCAATCTCCACCCGGGAGATCCCGGCGGCATAGTGCTGCTGCTTGACCAACCGCCGGATGGCCCGATCCTCCATCAGGAGATCGGGCATGGTCTTGCGCTCGGCGTACCAGCGCGAGTCCCACGTCTTCACGATCCCCAGGCGGAGTCCTTTGGGATGTACCTTCTGGCCCACGTGTACCCTCCTTCCCCTTCTGCTAGTCCTCGAACTCCCGCAACACCACCGAGATATGGCTGGTGCGCTTCAGGATGGGGAAGGCCTGCCCGCGGCTCCGGGGCCGGATGCGCTTCAGGATCGGGCCCCCGTCCACCCAGATGGCGTGCACGTAGAGCCGCCGCGGGTCCATGCCGTGATTGTTGGTGGCGTTGGCCACCGCGCTGGCCAGCACCTTCTCCACCAGCCCCGCCGCCTTCCGGCGCGTGAAGCGGAGAATGGTGGCCGCCTCCCCCACCGGCTTGCCCCGCACCAGGTCCACCACCGGGCGCGCCTTCCGGGGCGAGATGCGCAGGAACCGGGCGGTGGCCCGCGCCTCCGTCACCTCTTCCGGCGGAACCCCCCGGGCCCGCCGTGTTCTCGACGTCGAAGCCTGTCTCGCCATGGGGTCCTCCTACTTCAGCGCGGTCGACCGCGCAGTGTGATCGCCGTGTCCGCGGAAGGTGCGCGTGGGGGCAAACTCGCCCAGTTTGTGCCCCACCATCTCCTCGGTGATGTAGATGGGCACGTGACGCCGCCCGTCATGGACCGCAATGGTGTGTCCTACCATCTCCGGCACGATGGTGGAGGCGCGCGCCCAGGTCCGGATGACGCGCTTTTCATGCCGCTCGTTAAGGGCCGCGATCTTCTGCATCAGCTTGGCGTCCACATACGGCCCCTTTTTGACCGACCGTCCCATGCTCCGCCCTCCTTTCCCCAGGGATTCCGACTATTTGCTGCGGCGGCGGACGATCAGGCGGTCGCTGGGCTTATGCCGCTTGCGGGTCTTCACCCCGCGGGCCGGCTTGCCCCAGGGGGTCATGGGATGCTTGCGCCCTACCGGGGCCTTGCCCTCGCCACCGCCGTGCGGGTGGTCGACCGGGTTCATGGCCGCCCCGCGCACGGTCGGCCGGAATCCCATCCAGCGCCGGCGCCCGGCCTTGCCCAGGTTGACGTTCTCGTGCTCGATGTTGCCCACCTGGCCCACCGTCGCCTTGGCGGTCAGCAACACCTTGCGCATCTCCCCCGACGGCATGCGCAGCAGGGCGTACTTGCCCTCCTTGGCCACCAGCTGGGCCGCCGCCCCCGCCGAGCGGACCAGCTGCCCGCCGCCACCCGGATACAGTTCGATGTTGTGCACCACGGTCCCCACCGGGATGTCCCCCAGGGCCAGGGCGTTGCCGGGCTTGATATCCGCCGTCGGGCCCGCCATCACGCGGTCCCCGACCTTGAGCCCCAGCGGAGCCAGGATGTAGGACTTCTCGCCGTCCGCGTACTGAATCAGCGCAATCCGGGCGGTGCGGAAGGGATCATACTCGATGGCCAGTACCTCGGCTGGCACCCCTTCCTTGCGCCGCTTAAAGTCGACCAACCGGTAGCGCCGCTTGTTGCCGCCGCCACGGTGGCGCACCGTAATCCGCCCGGTATTGTTCCGGCCCGCCTTGCGGGGCAGGCCCACCACCAGGGATTTCTCGGGCTTCTTCTTGGTGATGTCCCGGTTATCGGGCAGCACCGCATGGCGCACGCCCGGGGACGTCGGTTTCATCTTGCGCATCCCCATGCCGGTTCCGCCTCCTTCCCCCCGTCTGCCGCCCCGGCCGCGACCGGCCGGGTTTTAACGGGTCTCGAACAGTTCGATGCTTTCCCCGGGCTTCAGGCTCACGATGGCCCGCTTGCGATCGGGCTCGCGGGTGACCTTGCCGCCCCGGCGCCGGGTCTTGCCCCGGTCCCACATGGTGTTAACCTTGGTCACATGGACCCGGAAAATGGCTTCCACCGCCTGGCGGATCTCAATCTTATTGGCGTCGGGTGCCACTTCGAAGGTGTACTGTCCCAACGCCATCCGGTCGGTGCTCTCCTCGGTGATGACCGGCCGGATCAGGATGTCGTGCGGATCCTTCACCGTCCCAGCGCCTCCTCCACCGCCGCCACCGCCGCCCGGTCCATGACCACCCGTGCGTGGCGCAGCAGGATGTATGCATTCAGGGACTGGGTGGTGGTGGTCGCCACCTTCTGAAAGTTCCGGGCTGAGCGCTTGAGGGCCTCGTTCGCCTCGGCCGTCACCAGGAGCGCGTTGGTGCCCAGGCCCAGCCGCTCCAGCATGCCCTTCACCACGCGGGTCTTGGCCTCGGGCAGGTCGAAGGCCTGCACCACCACCAGCTCCTGGTCCCGCAGTTTCGCGGACAGCGCCTGCCGGATGGCCGCCTGCCGCATCTTGCGCGGGAAGCGCAGGCTGTAATCCCGGGGCTTGGGCCCGAAGACCACCCCGCCGTGCCGCCAGTGGGGAGCCCGGATGCTGCCCTGACGAGCCCGCCCGGTCCCCTTCTGGCGCCAGGGCTTGCGCCCGCCTCCGCGGACCTCGCCGCGGGTCTTGGTGCTGGCGGTCCCGGCCCGCTGGTTGGCCTCAAACGTGACCACCGCCTGGTGCAGCAGGGCGGGGTTGACCTCCGCACCGAAGACGCGATCGGAGAGCTCCAGCTCGCCGGTCACCTCCCCGTTGAGGTCGTATACCTTAACAGTCGGCATTGCTCCGCCCCCCTCACGCCTTCAGCGCTGCGGCCTCACGGGCCTGACGCACGCGGACCGCTTCCCGCACCATCACCAGTGAACCCTTGGGTCCCGGCACCGCGCCCCGCACCAGCAGCAGGTTGCGCTCGGGATCCACCCGCACCACCCGCAGGTTGAGCACGGTGACGCGGCTGTGC is a genomic window containing:
- the rplP gene encoding ribosomal protein L16 (Evidence 2a : Function from experimental evidences in other organisms; PubMedId : 12682299, 16390447, 24335279; Product type s : structure); protein product: MLAPKRTKYRKQHRGRLKGKATRGNKVNFGEFGLQALEPAWITDRQIEAARVAMTRYIRRGGQVWITIFPDKPVTKKPAETRMGGGKGNVEFWVAVVKPGRVMFEIAGVPEAVAREAMRLASHKLPIRTQVIRREMPAAAEGGDAHEA
- the rpmC gene encoding ribosomal protein L29 (Evidence 2a : Function from experimental evidences in other organisms; PubMedId : 12682299, 23002217; Product type s : structure), translating into MKPSEIRALSDAELEAKLKDLKQELFHLRFQLATAQLENPMRIRQVRKDIARVHTILHERRGQAARPAAGGR
- the rplD gene encoding ribosomal protein L4 (Evidence 2a : Function from experimental evidences in other organisms; PubMedId : 10898684, 12682299, 22720735; Product type s : structure), which translates into the protein MPTVKVYDLNGEVTGELELSDRVFGAEVNPALLHQAVVTFEANQRAGTASTKTRGEVRGGGRKPWRQKGTGRARQGSIRAPHWRHGGVVFGPKPRDYSLRFPRKMRQAAIRQALSAKLRDQELVVVQAFDLPEAKTRVVKGMLERLGLGTNALLVTAEANEALKRSARNFQKVATTTTQSLNAYILLRHARVVMDRAAVAAVEEALGR
- the rpsC gene encoding ribosomal protein S3 (BS3) (Evidence 2a : Function from experimental evidences in other organisms; PubMedId : 12682299; Product type s : structure) encodes the protein MGQKVHPKGLRLGIVKTWDSRWYAERKTMPDLLMEDRAIRRLVKQQHYAAGISRVEIERGAGNRLRITVHTGKPGMVIGKGGVGVEALRKALEALTGKQVNLNIVEIKSPETDAQLVAESIASQLERRVAFKRAMKQAVQRARRQGVPGIKVAVAGRLGGAEIARREWTWEGSIPLHTLRADIDYGFAEAHTTYGVIGVKVWIYKGQVLPRRRRAPQATTEEARAYART
- the rplB gene encoding ribosomal protein L2 (BL2) (Evidence 2a : Function from experimental evidences in other organisms; PubMedId : 12682299, 23249812, 24637032; Product type s : structure); the protein is MGMRKMKPTSPGVRHAVLPDNRDITKKKPEKSLVVGLPRKAGRNNTGRITVRHRGGGNKRRYRLVDFKRRKEGVPAEVLAIEYDPFRTARIALIQYADGEKSYILAPLGLKVGDRVMAGPTADIKPGNALALGDIPVGTVVHNIELYPGGGGQLVRSAGAAAQLVAKEGKYALLRMPSGEMRKVLLTAKATVGQVGNIEHENVNLGKAGRRRWMGFRPTVRGAAMNPVDHPHGGGEGKAPVGRKHPMTPWGKPARGVKTRKRHKPSDRLIVRRRSK
- the rplV gene encoding ribosomal protein L22 (BL17) (Evidence 2a : Function from experimental evidences in other organisms; PubMedId : 7928988, 12682299, 23002217; Product type s : structure), which produces MARQASTSRTRRARGVPPEEVTEARATARFLRISPRKARPVVDLVRGKPVGEAATILRFTRRKAAGLVEKVLASAVANATNNHGMDPRRLYVHAIWVDGGPILKRIRPRSRGQAFPILKRTSHISVVLREFED
- the rpsS gene encoding ribosomal protein S19 (BS19) (Evidence 2a : Function from experimental evidences in other organisms; PubMedId : 12682299; Product type s : structure); protein product: MGRSVKKGPYVDAKLMQKIAALNERHEKRVIRTWARASTIVPEMVGHTIAVHDGRRHVPIYITEEMVGHKLGEFAPTRTFRGHGDHTARSTALK
- the rplW gene encoding ribosomal protein L23 (Evidence 2a : Function from experimental evidences in other organisms; PubMedId : 12682299, 17981968, 23002217, 29967120; Product type s : structure), which codes for MKDPHDILIRPVITEESTDRMALGQYTFEVAPDANKIEIRQAVEAIFRVHVTKVNTMWDRGKTRRRGGKVTREPDRKRAIVSLKPGESIELFETR
- the rpsQ gene encoding 30S ribosomal protein S17, coding for MAEEAAGGRQAPKSYGNRKVRVGRVVSDKMDKTVVVAVESLVAHPLYGKRIRRTKKFKAHDEENRCRVGDKVRIVETRPLSKEKRWRVVEILERAEEL